TCAGATTACCCATTCTCATATCAAGTGGACCATTTTCCTGAAAGCTGAATCCCCGTTCACCTTCCTTAATTTGATGAGTAGATACGCCTAGATCTAAAAGGATTCCGGCTACCTGCCCATGAATCTGGGGAGGTAGAAGAGTGGACAGGTAGCCAAAGTTTCCTTTTAAAATGGTAAATCGATTATCTGAGCCTATTCTTTCGCTTGCAGCGGCGATGGCTTCGTCATCCTGATCGATGGAAAAAAGTTCCCCTTGTTCACTAAGGTTGTTCAATATCTCCAGAGAATGCCCACCTCCGCCAAGGGTCCCATCCACATAAATGGCATCCTTATCAGTGATTAGGGCATCCATGCACTCCTGGAGCATTACGGGAATATGCTCATAATATGTAGCCATCTTAACTAGCATCGGTTTGAGCACCGCCTCCCATTACTTGTTCAAAAATTTCTTCAAAGGCATCGGCGTCCAGGTTTTCATCAGCCTCTTTAAGGGCTTCAGGAGACCAAACCTCTATATATTGACCCATACCCAGGAAAATGGCTTTAGAACTGATACCGGCATAAGTCATATGGTCCGTGGGGATAGCAATCCGGTTTTGTTTATCCAGGGCTACATCCTCAGCATAACGGAGGAAGTTTCGCTTAGCAATTCGTCCGGAACGTGTAAAATTATTGGCTTGAAGGAGAGCTTGTTCTACATTTTGCCATTCATTTTCGGGGTATAAATAGAGACAGTCTTCTAATCCTCGAACTATAACAAATCGATCCTGTGCGGACGGAGAGAGTACCTTACGCATTTTGGCTGGTAAGGAAATACGACCTTTCTCGTCTATACTATGCTCGTATTGGCCCTTAAAACTATGCACGGGTATTTCTGAGTGAATTTAGATTGCTAAGTTGTTCCGAGAAGAGAAAGTCCCCACTATCTCCCACATCACCCCACAATGTACCCTAATTTGCCACAATAGTGCAAATAAAATCCACTTATGCCCAATAAATTATCGCCGAGCTCTTAAAAAGACTTTGTTTGATGAAGCTGAGGAAATAGGAATTTGCTCTGAATAGCGTCTACAGATCAGGCGCAAAACATTTTTTTTAGAAGAAAAGGTCTACTTATGGTCGACAGTTATAATTAAACAGTAACAGTTCAGCATGTTTGCCCTTCATTAAGGCAGTAAAGCAGATCAATGAAGCTGGTAAAAAAATCTGAACTTTAATCTATTAACATGTCTCAAGCATTTTTATCACTTGGAGCAGTAACGATATTTATGTTTTTGTCTGTAAATATCCTTCGTAGTTATGTAAATGCTGCCCATCAAACGGTTAATAGCCAACAAGAAATAGATGCTATAAATTTCGGAATTTCGATAACTGATGAATTGTATTCTCAATCGTTCAATTACGACTCATTGGAAACGAATTATGGTAACCTAAACGATATTCGTTTTGAGAGTACTAGAAAAAACTACATCACAACTACACAGGATACGTTAGCTGCAACAATTAGCCTTTCCGAGGAAAGAGAAATTTTAATTGGGTCTCATGGAAGAGTGGCAACCATTACGATTTATAGAATTGAAGATGGTACAGCCAGTGAATTAGCAACCCAATATGCTTCAATAGTGCCATATAATTCTAACTAGAACACTATGAATGTAAGCTATGAATTAATAATACCGCCTGTAATACTGGGCATTTTGATAATGATGGTAGTCTCCTCAAATGTATTGTTAGTTAACTCTTCGGTAGAAAATCAATCAACCTACCACATACAGTCAAATGCGAATAATGCAGTAATGCTTATTCAAGAAGAGATAAAATATTTACAGCGCATTAAAACAGCTAACGGGTCGGTACTGGAGTTTGTTGAAAAGACGTCAGATACTTCTGATTCAACTGATGTACGGATTTATAAACAAAATGAATACTTAATAATTGAAAGAACGCCTGATGGTGGGAGTATTACTACCCAAGATTATTTTCTTAGGCTTAATTCAATAACGTTTGAAGAAACTGTTCATGGAACTACTTCTGCTCCGTTCCTAAAAGTTGTGGTTGAGACCATTACCTCGAGTTCTGAACAAGTAGATCCGGATAGACAGTTTAAAGCCTCAGCAGAGCTTAGTATTTATCTCAAAAATTTACATGTGTCCGGGATTTTTTACACTGATGGGAGTTAATTATGGGTAATTATGCAATTTGGTTGGTATTAGGTATGAGTCTGGCTTTAACAACTTTCGGTGATATGACCAGAAGGAATTTGTACAGAGCTCAGTTGGAATCGGTAGAAGCATATAATGCAAACCAGGCAAAAAATATCTCGCAAGCTGTAATTTTTGCCATTTCAAATCAGTTAAACGATGATGCTGAGGTTACAGATGTAAGTTCTTATCAAGAATGGGCAGAAATGGGAGGTAGTTATAAATATTCCATAACAGAAAATGGTGACACGGTATTCGTGGAGAGCTGGGGAAAAGTTGGTGATGTTTCTTACAAGCAGGAATTAAAGTTGCTTTCTCAAAAAACTAGTCCTGTTTGGCAGCCGAACTTACCATATGCTGTTTTCAGTGGGAATAATATCACGCTAACAGGAAGTGCAAGAATAAAAGGGCATGCTGGTACTAATGCTGTCGGGAATGGAGATGTTAACCTTGCGTGGTCAACCTCAATCGATAGTACATTATTGATAGGCCCCGGTGGTGATCCGTCAACTACTGTTATTCAAGCATCGGGAAAAAATGTAGGTCTTGGAGTTGGAAATTTGCCTTCTCCCGGGGAATATGAATTGCCTGCTTTTATTGAATATCCAAGTAAAACGACCACTCTTTCTTCGGTTGTTACATCGTGGCCGCTCACAAATATAACATTGAATCCCTCTGATTACGATGGAGCTTATATACCTTCAATTACCGTTAAGAGCGATTATATCTTAAACATTAACACGGGTTCTGAGGACAGGGTGCTGTATGTAGGGGACTTTAATTTAACTCAAGGTACCGTAAACATAACTGGATCCGGAAATCTTACACTTATTGTGGAGGATGATTTGATTGTAAGTGGAAGCAGTAAGATGAATCAAAATGGAGATCAAAGCAGGCTTTTTACTTACTATGGAGGGGAAGATGCATTGAATTTTTCCGGCTCGACAACATTTAACGGAAGTATTTATGCAGAAACGGCGGATATTACAATAGGTGGTTCCGGAGGGATTCAGGGTCATGTAATAACTGGCGGAAATAATGTGAAGGTTTCAGGTGCAGCTGTAGCAAATACAAGAATCCTCTATGCTCCAAATGCTGACGTGGAGGTAACAGGTTCGGGAAGTATCAAAGGGGCTATCGTGGCAAGTACATTTACCTCTTCAGGATCAGGCGAGGTTGAATTCTCCGGTGAACTTTCTTCCGAATTACCAGAGCTTGAGGTAGAAGATGGTGGGGGATTTAGTGGCTATGCGATTTTATCCTGGCACTAAGAACTACCAGTTAATCTCTTTTCCATCTCTGAAGAATCCACCCGTTGGGTCATTATCTTTCAAAGTTGCAGCCCAAACAATTCCGGAAGCTCCTTCTTTAACAGATCGGGGAGCGGCTTGTCCACCCATATCAGTTCTGACCCAACCAGGGCAAACGGAGTTGACTAAGATACCTTTACTTCTGAGTTCTGCAGCTAGTTGTTTGGTGAGAACATTCATGGCTGCTTTGCTAGCGGAATAGGCGGGGGTACCAGGAGACATATCCAGAAGGGAACCGGCGCCACTGCTTACATTTACAATTCGGCCATGTTCACTTTTTTGAATGAGGTCAAGAAGGCCAACGGCAACTTTCCATGCTCCTATGAAATTAGTATTGATGGCTTCGTTCACAATATCCCAGTTTGGGTTAGTTGCTTTATTGGCCATATCATAATGGATACCGGCGTTGTTAACCAATACATCAAGTCTACCATATTTGCCCGCAATAAATCGGTTTAAACTTGAAATGCTATCCAGGTCGTTCACATCTAAAGGCCGAAAATGAACATCATATCCCTGGGTTCTGAACTGTGAAGCTGCCGCTTCTCCTTTTTCAGAATTCCTTCCTGTCAGTACTACGGAGTATCCAAGGTTGGCAAGTTGATTAACAGTTTCAAGTCCCAGACCACGGTAGGCCCCGGTTACTACAGCTACAGGTTGTGATGACATAATTCTTTTTATTGTTTTTTTATGAGCTGGATAAGTATTCAAGTCATCTCGGACTTGATCCGGGATCTGTAAAGGAATGCTTCAATTGCCTTCACAGATTCCGGCTTATGCCGCGGAATGACCACCTTAGTGTTTGCTCAATTTTTTTGGAATCAATTTAATTCCATATCTGTCATTTCGAAGGAGTGAAGCGACAAGGAAATTATTATTTCACAACCATAAACTTTTTCGTCAGTGTAGTGTGACTTCCGACTACCCGAATGAAGTACATTCCTGATGAAAGATTTGAGGTATTGATTTGAAGAGAAGAACTATGGGTAACTCTTCTGCTAATCACCTTTTGTCCCAGAATGTTATAAACTTGAATTTCTTCTATTCCGGAAAGCCCATTTAGAGTTATTCTCAACGGAGTACCACGTTGAACCGGGTTAGGATAGCTTTGAATCTGGTTGGTACTTTCAGTATGAGGAGTAACTTCATTACTCACCGAAATACCATTAAAAAAGTTTACTGCATAATTGAAGGCCTCAATACCAACCTGCTCCCCAATAATTCGCCCAGGGATATCATCGGCTGGAGGGTGAATGCCACCCCAAATTCTGGATAAACTGGTTTGATCAGAAGCGTCCCGGTAGGTTGCCCATTGCAAGGTGAGGTCCACGCTAGGGCCATCTTCAAAAACAAGGAATTCATTTTTGGGAGCATGAAATTCTCCTATTCCTCCCGGAAAGAATTCATCTCCGGTAAGAAGCGTCATGACTTCAGCCGCTGCTCTCGAAAAAGTGGAATGGCCGGAAATATAACCAGCAAAAGGAGGGGTCACGAAAGTCGGGCGTTGATAGCTCCACCATTCACCCGCAGGTATCCAGGAAACTCCTGCAGTTGATGTATCAGGATCAATGATGTATCCGGTATTATGACCTCTCCATGCTTTCACTTTTATAGTTCCAATAAGTTCTACACTATCTCGAACTGTAACTAAAGAATCTCCTTCTTCTATTAACTCAATAAAACCTTCGATAAGAGGAATTCCATTAGGATTATAATTTGGAAGTTCCGGATCAGAGCTTTGTCCCTGATCGGTCATATGACGTAATGCAGAAATGGGTCTGATGTAATCATACCATCCTTTAATCCCCCAGGCGGCTATAGCAGCATCATGCATAGCTCCTCCTAAAAGGAAATAGGATTTTATATCCCACTCCAAATCACTTAGTGTTTCTCCGGTTCCTTCGAATTTCTTTTCCAGAAGGGGATGATCATTCACGTAATTCAAAATAGTGAACCAGTGCCCTGGTGGAGTTTCAGAGTCTGGACCATCTGCCCAAAACTCGGCAAGGACTCTTGCATAATCTGCACGAGGTACTATTTGCGGTTCATAAGCTTGTCCGGTAGCTGGGTTCATATCCCAACCCGTTCCGGGATCGCCACCTTCAATCAGGTCATAATATTGCTGGTATTCTTCAAAAGTCTCAGGAAATGTCGGATTGTTACCAATGGCCCCCGGAGAAATGTCCCACATAACTCCATCAGAGGGGTCAAGATGAGAAGACCAAACAGAGACTAGAGAAAATGTCCACTTATAACGCTCTGAGTCGTCTACTCCACTTACATCCAAAAGAGGAGCTGGACCGGGATCATGATATACCCAATAGTCAAATCCGTCTCGCTCATAAATGGTGACATCTTCCTGTTGTAATGAGAAAGGAACGACTTGCCCCCATTCAGCTCCCAAAAACCTTGGAGTTTCTGTTGGTATAGGGTTCCCAGACTGATCTATAAAAGAACCAAAGGTGAGAGGTTGCCATCGGTTCGGGTCAATGATATCCGGATTTCCTGGAAAGACGGGATCAAGGGAGTTATCACGATAGGTATTTACAGGTTCGTAGAAGATGTTATTGTAGCCGAATTCTTCATTAGAACCATCTTGTGCACCAAAGTTTATAATCTGTTCTGCAATGAAATTACCTAATGCTGCAGGATTGTTATTACTGAGATCAGAAGATGTAAAGTTTATGTCATAGCCCAGCTCACTCATCAATAAATCAAAAGAAGCCAGAGAAGTATCAGCACCTGGAGAGAACTCGAATCTTTTAGAAAGTATACGATACACGGCATAGCTGATCGCTTCTTCTAACTCTTCTTCAGTGTTAATATTGAAGCCGTTCGGATAGTCGAAATCAAAATCTCGGAAGCTGTTTCCCAGGAAAAAAGGGGTGGCCGTTTCATCATATAAGGCCCAGGCATCATACATCGCAGCAGAAACATGGAATAAGTTCCGGGCGTGCACGGTAGGTCGTGCAAAGTCATTTCGAATGGCATCCAGCAGTACCTCATTCCATTGACGTGGAACACTATGTTGCGCCTGTATTTCCCCAAAGAGAAAGAGAGCTATAAGTAAGAATAGAGCAGGGGTTCTTTTCAAGATTCCAAGTTGAGATGATGGTTCTAAAAGTAGTGTGTGGATGAATAAGCGTCAACTACTTGAGGTACAACAATCTGGAAGTTTGGATATACCCTTTTTGGGTTGAAATTTTGTAGAAATAAACACCGGAAGGAATGGCACCAGGTTGCCAGTTTATTTGTTGCCTGCCCGCATTGAATGAGGAAGTTTGTTGATAAACGACCTGACCCAATGTATTGAAAACCTCAAATCGAATAGTCTGCCTCAAAGGGAGCTCGAATAGAATGTTGGTTCCACTATTGAATGGGTTAGGATAATTACCTATGAGTTTAAATTCCTGAATCTGCTCAGTCTCTCTTTCCGGATTTGTGGAGGTAACAAGCGTTCCCCCTTCTATAATTCTGATCTGCTGGTTTACGTCAACATCAACAAAGGTGTCTGTATTACCTCCGGGCCAAATAACCTGCAAGCTATCTACGGATTCAAATTCTGCCATTCCGAAATGAACAGGTAAAATATTCTGGCCATAGAACTGGGCTCCATGATAAAATTTGGTTTGAGATTCTTCTCCATAAAAAGTGATGACTTTGGAGCCGAAACCATTTCTGTTCGATTCTACTCCTTCTAAAGCCACACTCAGCCAGTTACCTGTTGCATGAGTATTTCGATACAGGATAGGGTCATCGAAAAAGTTGGAGACCAGGATATCCAGAAAACCATCATTGTTCTGATCAAAAATAACATGAGTTCTTGAAACCATGGAATCCGCTACTCCGGCCTCTTCTGCTTTGTTTTCGAACAGAATTTGATCTTTTGTTGAAGTGTTGATGTACAGAAAATTATCATCATCGTCATCGAAATAGCCGTTTGATATAAAAAGATCTTCCCAGGTATTGTTGTTTAAATCGGCGAAGCTTGCTCCCCATCCCCATTCAGCCAACATAGTCCCGGATTCCTGTGCAATATTTTCAAAAGAGTTGTTACCTGAGTTCAGGAAAAGAGGGTTTCTTCGTAGTTCAACACTTCCATCTTCGGTTACATTGGTAACATAAATATCAGGAAAGCCTTTTTTATTGATATCAGCAATAGCTAAGCCCATTCCTTCTCCCTGATCGTTTATCCCATAAGTGTTGGCTGTATCTTTAGAAAAAGTTTTATCTCCATTATTGATATATAATGAATTGGCTCCGAAGTCATTGGCTACATATAAGTCGGGCAGGGAGTCATTATTGACATCAAGAGGTATGGCCATATAAGACAGTCCATTATCATTCAAGAAACTCTCTTGAGATATATCGACAAACACATCGTTGCCCATGTTCTCATACATTCTGTTTGTTCGGTCTTTATTATCAATTGCACGATCTCTCCTTATCGTTACATATAGATCTAAATCGCCATCGAGGTCAAAATCCCACCATAAAGCATGAGAACTTAGCTGTGTTTCAAGTCCGGCAATTTGAGCAAATTCAGAAACATCGCTAAAGCTTCCGTCTCCATTGTTTTTGAATAGTTGGTCTTTCCCCGAATAGTAAACGAAAATGTCAGGATATCCATCATTATTAAAGTCTCCCCAGGAAGCCCCAATGTTATAACCCATTTCACTCCATCTTGTTTGACTAATGCCCTTTAACTCAGATGAAATGGTTCTGTTAACATATTCCCCGTTTTCAAGGGAGAATAATCGATTCCATGTTCTGGCATCTCCCCCCCAGGCAGAATCTCTGACCACAAAATAGATATCTAAAGAGCCATCAAGATTATAATCAGCTATGGAAATCCCGTTAGTACCAATATCTGAATCCATAATGAGACCAATAGGGTTTGAATAGGGAATGTCAATCCTTTCGAATATTTGTGCTTGTGTAGATGGAGCAAGGAATACTCCGGTCACAATAACGAACAAATTGAGAAGCACTTTTTGACTCATGCGTCCAAAATACCAATAAATACTAATGTACACACTGTGTAGCTTCAGGGTTTAATGGCTATACTGCTGTAGGTATTAAGAATTAAAAACTATTCCCTAGGCATCTATAGCATCCACCTCAGATTTAAGAAAAGAAGTTAGGAAGTCATTGATCTGGTCGAACTCAATTAAAAAAGCGTCGTGCCCGAATCCAGAAGTAATTTCCCGGTATATCGAATTTGGAATGAGGTCTACCAGTTCTTTTTGTTCCGATACCGGATAAAGTCTGTCTGAATCTACGCCTATAACTAGTGTAGGAACAGATAAACTCCCAAGCACTTCTTCAAAAGGTCCTCGGTTCCTGGATACATCATGGGTGTCCATTGATTTTGTAAGTCTATCATAGGAAAGAGCATCGAATCTACCTACCAATTTTTGGCCCTGATATTCTAGGTACGATTCTACTTCAAAAAGATCCTTCTCAGTATTTCTATCTCTTGAGAACTTATATTCATAATTGGATGGAGCCCGGTAGGTAAGCATTGCCATTGCCCGTGCAGCTGCTAATCCTGCCTGAGGTGGGTCATTCTTATCATAATCTCCACCATTCCATTTTGGATCAGCGTATAAAGCCATGCGTTGGGCGTGACTAATTCCAATTGCCCATGGTGAGTGTGATTTCCCCATCACCATAAGACATAACTTATTCACCCGATCATCCATCAATGCAAATTCAAGGGCTATCATGCCTCCCATTGATCCACCGATTACAAGTTCAATCCCCTGGGTGCCTAGCCCGTTTAACAGATGTTGTTGAAATCTTGCAATATCACGGATAGAGAATACCGGAAAATCTTTCTTATAAGCTTTCCCTGTTTTCGGGTTGATTGACCAGGGTCCTAAGGAACCATAACAACTTCCGGGAATATTAATGCATATAACGAAATGCTTATTTAAATCAATGGGGCTCTTTTCCCAAAACAAACCTTGAAACCATTCTTCAAGATTGGAATTTCCAGTCAAGGCATGAATGACTAATACCACATTGGATTTATCCTCATTAAGAGTGCCCCAGGTCTGGTATGCTATCTCGGGGTTATCGAATGAAAAGCCCGATTCAGTGATGAATGTGTGTTCAAGAATATATGTATTGAGTTTGCTCATTGATGATTTAAGTATTGGCTTAACAAGGTCAGAAAACTGACCTTGCCAAGCTTTTCATTCATAACGCTACTGCGATGAATGAGTGAGTGTTAATTAACATATACAACCTCTCCATTTACGGGAACCGGATTGGCGATTATATCTAATACAGGGCACCGTTCAGAAGAAAAATTCTTTAAGAGTTGGAGTTTTGCCGGATCTGTTTCATCTGTAGAAATAACAGTTTTGTATTTCACCTGATTAAAACCAGGGCGCTCATCAGAAAGATTAAAAAACCCCTGGAGATCAAGATCACCTGAGGCTGTAACCTTAACAGATTTAAGGCTAATACCGAGCTGCCCGGCATAGGCCTTGATAACTATTTCCTGGCAAGATGCTAATGCACCAAGTACATACTCGACAGGATTAGGTGCTTCATTTTCTCCACCGAGACTTTTGGGTTCATCCACGATAAACTGAAAATCTCTGACGTTGATTTCAGATCTGAAACCCTGCTCTAGTATCGAATCCACAGAAAATGTGACATCCTTCGCGGAAGGGTTTTCTTTTACATGGCTGATTACGTTGCTGATGGTCTCGTTCAGTCGTTCATCCACTTCATTAGTTGTTAAA
This genomic window from Balneola sp. contains:
- a CDS encoding T9SS C-terminal target domain-containing protein; the encoded protein is MLKRTPALFLLIALFLFGEIQAQHSVPRQWNEVLLDAIRNDFARPTVHARNLFHVSAAMYDAWALYDETATPFFLGNSFRDFDFDYPNGFNINTEEELEEAISYAVYRILSKRFEFSPGADTSLASFDLLMSELGYDINFTSSDLSNNNPAALGNFIAEQIINFGAQDGSNEEFGYNNIFYEPVNTYRDNSLDPVFPGNPDIIDPNRWQPLTFGSFIDQSGNPIPTETPRFLGAEWGQVVPFSLQQEDVTIYERDGFDYWVYHDPGPAPLLDVSGVDDSERYKWTFSLVSVWSSHLDPSDGVMWDISPGAIGNNPTFPETFEEYQQYYDLIEGGDPGTGWDMNPATGQAYEPQIVPRADYARVLAEFWADGPDSETPPGHWFTILNYVNDHPLLEKKFEGTGETLSDLEWDIKSYFLLGGAMHDAAIAAWGIKGWYDYIRPISALRHMTDQGQSSDPELPNYNPNGIPLIEGFIELIEEGDSLVTVRDSVELIGTIKVKAWRGHNTGYIIDPDTSTAGVSWIPAGEWWSYQRPTFVTPPFAGYISGHSTFSRAAAEVMTLLTGDEFFPGGIGEFHAPKNEFLVFEDGPSVDLTLQWATYRDASDQTSLSRIWGGIHPPADDIPGRIIGEQVGIEAFNYAVNFFNGISVSNEVTPHTESTNQIQSYPNPVQRGTPLRITLNGLSGIEEIQVYNILGQKVISRRVTHSSSLQINTSNLSSGMYFIRVVGSHTTLTKKFMVVK
- the metX gene encoding homoserine O-acetyltransferase, yielding MSKLNTYILEHTFITESGFSFDNPEIAYQTWGTLNEDKSNVVLVIHALTGNSNLEEWFQGLFWEKSPIDLNKHFVICINIPGSCYGSLGPWSINPKTGKAYKKDFPVFSIRDIARFQQHLLNGLGTQGIELVIGGSMGGMIALEFALMDDRVNKLCLMVMGKSHSPWAIGISHAQRMALYADPKWNGGDYDKNDPPQAGLAAARAMAMLTYRAPSNYEYKFSRDRNTEKDLFEVESYLEYQGQKLVGRFDALSYDRLTKSMDTHDVSRNRGPFEEVLGSLSVPTLVIGVDSDRLYPVSEQKELVDLIPNSIYREITSGFGHDAFLIEFDQINDFLTSFLKSEVDAIDA
- the mraZ gene encoding division/cell wall cluster transcriptional repressor MraZ gives rise to the protein MHSFKGQYEHSIDEKGRISLPAKMRKVLSPSAQDRFVIVRGLEDCLYLYPENEWQNVEQALLQANNFTRSGRIAKRNFLRYAEDVALDKQNRIAIPTDHMTYAGISSKAIFLGMGQYIEVWSPEALKEADENLDADAFEEIFEQVMGGGAQTDAS
- a CDS encoding T9SS C-terminal target domain-containing protein; amino-acid sequence: MSQKVLLNLFVIVTGVFLAPSTQAQIFERIDIPYSNPIGLIMDSDIGTNGISIADYNLDGSLDIYFVVRDSAWGGDARTWNRLFSLENGEYVNRTISSELKGISQTRWSEMGYNIGASWGDFNNDGYPDIFVYYSGKDQLFKNNGDGSFSDVSEFAQIAGLETQLSSHALWWDFDLDGDLDLYVTIRRDRAIDNKDRTNRMYENMGNDVFVDISQESFLNDNGLSYMAIPLDVNNDSLPDLYVANDFGANSLYINNGDKTFSKDTANTYGINDQGEGMGLAIADINKKGFPDIYVTNVTEDGSVELRRNPLFLNSGNNSFENIAQESGTMLAEWGWGASFADLNNNTWEDLFISNGYFDDDDDNFLYINTSTKDQILFENKAEEAGVADSMVSRTHVIFDQNNDGFLDILVSNFFDDPILYRNTHATGNWLSVALEGVESNRNGFGSKVITFYGEESQTKFYHGAQFYGQNILPVHFGMAEFESVDSLQVIWPGGNTDTFVDVDVNQQIRIIEGGTLVTSTNPERETEQIQEFKLIGNYPNPFNSGTNILFELPLRQTIRFEVFNTLGQVVYQQTSSFNAGRQQINWQPGAIPSGVYFYKISTQKGYIQTSRLLYLK
- a CDS encoding OsmC family peroxiredoxin gives rise to the protein MSTLTTNEVDERLNETISNVISHVKENPSAKDVTFSVDSILEQGFRSEINVRDFQFIVDEPKSLGGENEAPNPVEYVLGALASCQEIVIKAYAGQLGISLKSVKVTASGDLDLQGFFNLSDERPGFNQVKYKTVISTDETDPAKLQLLKNFSSERCPVLDIIANPVPVNGEVVYVN
- a CDS encoding SDR family oxidoreductase; translated protein: MSSQPVAVVTGAYRGLGLETVNQLANLGYSVVLTGRNSEKGEAAASQFRTQGYDVHFRPLDVNDLDSISSLNRFIAGKYGRLDVLVNNAGIHYDMANKATNPNWDIVNEAINTNFIGAWKVAVGLLDLIQKSEHGRIVNVSSGAGSLLDMSPGTPAYSASKAAMNVLTKQLAAELRSKGILVNSVCPGWVRTDMGGQAAPRSVKEGASGIVWAATLKDNDPTGGFFRDGKEINW